The genomic interval ttcttggtttttttgcaatttcaaGCTGTTCTTGTAGTTTGATATTCATTGCTTGCTGGATAAGTTTGATGTTGTTTGTCACTTGGCCCAGACAAATGGCTAAAGAAGTTAAGTTCGTTTTGGTATTTCGAGAAAGAAGAAAGAAGGCATCAAATCAGAtggataaaaattattttcaacttCGTTGGGCATTTGTCTAGGGCGGCTGGAAACGGATCTTGAGTgtttccaaaaaataaaagtttaaactataggtttttaataaaaatgaagtataatccaaatccaaattaGGAGAGAAGTGTTTAAAACAGATTTGCAGCTCATTAAgtaaacatataaaataaaagttaataTGGCTTTTCAAAAAGCTTTAAAAGTCAGTGGTAAAAGATttaaagcaaatgcaaatttcttaCTGTTTTTGGCTGATACGCTTAAAGAACTACATTCAAATTGTACACGAAAGACCGAGTTACAGGGAActtcttttgattttcggtGCCGTAAACTTATAGGCTCTGATGATACCACCTTGGAGACATTGCTGGTCATTGCTTAGTCTAAAGATAAACGCTAATAGGCAACTGTTTCACACATTGGAGACTACGTTTGATTGAAGGAGGAATTAGTTAACATGCTGACATGCTTACGAATTATAGGAAACTTGGCCTGGCTGAAAACCATCACGAACTCTACGCGCAGTTATCAAAagacttaacatttcttaaaagGCTTCTCTCCCCCGTTCTTACGCACTAGTGGCTCACAAAAATATACTTCCGTTTTGCTTTTCGTAAAATTACAAGTCGCTCAAATACATCTACCTTTCATCGTATATATCATACAAACGTCTGATTGAAGACGTTTTAAGCATTcaattttaaactaatttaaattcgttaaatgttttgttttctcaTGTTTAGCTTCACATTCCCAAGATGTCAGTCAAAAGTTGACAAGACACTTTGCTGCTGAGATATGCCTGATATTGCCCCTGATTGTGGGAAAGTGGGTCTTAATTTTGAACGGTTTGTGTGCGGGGCATTGTTTTGATTGATTAAAATGGTGTTGTGGTTCGCTTATAAAAGTTTTTGTAGTTGCCAGCCGTTTGTTAAGATCACAATTGTGCTAAGAAATACTATAtcacaatttaattatttacattgttattatttgtattctttCTTACacatctctctctctctctaccTCTCGTCTATCTTTCTTAGGTGGGGGCGGGCAGTAAGTAATACGGCCCGAAAATATTATTGGTTAATCATCTTATTCTCGCCCCGCAGAAGCGTTTGCCCCTGCTGCTAGAAGTCAACTTTGGACTTTGAAATTGAAGCACAATGATCTGTACTCGAGGCGTTTTAAAGCTACGCTTTAGTTAAGTTAGATTTAGTTTGTTGGTTTCTCTAAAAATACGTTCAAACGGCGAGCACTCTGCTCGAAGTAGGCTTGGTTCACTTGGCTCACAATAAACACTTTTTAGCTTACAGGAAGGATTCTAACATAATTATACTCAATCTGTTCGGTCTCATTTCGGTCTTAAAGTCGAACAGCGATTGTAGtgttattacaaaatattactTTACGTGTGCTGAGCGGAAGACTCTCgtttatgcttttttttttttggtatgaAAATCTTGTTCTTTCTCGTATTAAAAATGTCTTATACAATTGATCGCATTCAATTTCGAGTTTAAGTGTGCTTGCAGTTCCCTAACGTAGAATATATGTCTGGAAAAGCTTGATCCCCAGTTCAGAGATCGAGAAACTTTACTTATATACATAGTCTCCAAGGCCTAGGACTAGACATGATTAGTTGTCCATAGTGTTGGTAGTTGTAGTGTTAGTTTTATAACAAATGAACTTGTTAAATGCAATTGGCATGCTTTCATTTACTGGCAAGTCTCCAAAGTTTCTGCTACCCAAAGCGCGAGTTCGAAAACTCCACAGAGCCTCCTAAACTATTTGGTGTTCCCGGTAACCGAGCCTTTTGTGGGGAAATGCATCAATTGAGAATTTTGAAAGGAAGTTTTTGACTGTAAGAAAAGTTTAGCAAAACACATTTGCTATGAAGTTCTTGGTAAAGGAGAAATTCGTCCACGAATTAAAATTTGGCGTAAAGTCAGTTCctaactgctgctgttgctgttctagttgcaactgttgctgatgatgctgctgcggttgctgcGATTGTGCCCGCTTCAGAATCCTCAAATTTGTGCCTGAGGCCATGCGCTGCAGCTTATGCATGTCCTGGGCATCCGGAGCTGATGGTGTCGCATGGTTGGTGGTAGCACTACCTGCTCCAAGGTTAAGCGACACAGAAGCTGGTCGTGGTcgttgttgctgatgctgctgttgttgtgtttgCTGCTCCTTATTTGATGTCTTTTGAGCTGCCGCAGCTGCCGATAGCATGGCTATCAAGTCCATGCCCGTGGTGGGCTGGTGCTGTCCCAGGATTTTGACTGGCTGCTGTGGATTGTACTGCTTATCACTCTGCGACTTGGTGCGCAatcgctgttgctgctgctgttgcttttgcgcCTTAGCTGCCTtaagttgttgctgcttctcCTTGCGTATTAAATCGAAGGAGCTGACAATCTGCTGAAGATGTTGCGTTTTAAATACGTTATATTATCAAACACTGAGACAACTCACCTTCTCATTGCTTGCCGATTGCTGCGCATCGTTTTGACTTTGGCTATGAAACAGTTGACGCTTCGAGGATACAGTACCGCCTCCGACGGCTCCATTTGACGTCACTGGCGTTGCTATTGTAGTTGGCGTTGCCTGATTGCTGCCCGCAGccgcattttgtttattgcgTTTCCCATTGCTATTGCATATGTTCATCGAGTTGATGGCAGCGGTGGCGGAGGCGGGAGCTGTCAatcccgctcccgctcccgctccagcGGTTCCCTTGCCATTGAGATTATTTAACTTGACGCCATCCAAGTCGCCCATGGACTTGTGTCTCTGGCGTCGTGATTCATTGCGCACTCCTGCGACGTCCTTCTTGCAGCTCCCGTTCATATTCGTAGGCGAGGCCGCTTTTGGCGATTGCTGGCCAGAGCATTTGCGGCGACGCGGCTCGATTCCGGCCTTCCGATCGTTCACCCACTTCTTCAGGCGCTTTACAAACGGCATAATCATGAAGAAGGAGTTTGAGGTCTTGCCCAACTTGGCCTTTGATATGGCATCGTTCTTGTTCACCGGCAGCGCATCGATGCGGAACCAGTCGCAGCACTTGATCTCGTTGCGGGTGCGGGGCGCGAACTGCGTGTCCATCGGTATGTTGCGCACCACGTACAGCCGCGTGTACTGGTAATTGATGAAAGCCTCGATGTAGTCGTTGGCATCGATGAGGTCCGTGATATCGAACCCGGTCTCCTCATAAACCTAAAAGAGCGCCGAAGattaataaaactattttcaatgtCAATAATTATATTTAGGCACTAAAAGAAATTGATTTCTTAAAGAATATAAAAGTAATCTCATTTcatcaatttgtttaaaaatgagtTCACCATTTCTGCCCCATTTATAGGCACACAATAATATTTTCGGAATTCTAATTTGTTCCCGACTTGCCTCTCTTGTTGCACAATGGGCTGGGTCCTCGTTCTCGTTGATCTTGCCCTTGGGGAATCCCCAGGAGTTGCGGGCAAAGTAGGACTGCACTAGCAAGCAGTGATTGTGATCCTCGGACACCAGAATAGCTCCATAAGTGGGCACCGACAGCTTGTAGTTCTTCCACTCGTCCAGGATTTGATCCACGGTGCCAAAATGTTTGTTCAGGAAGGGAATGTGCTGGTGAAATAACAACAATACAATCAATACAACATAAGATCCTACTTTAGACCCGAAACTCACTTGGAACAACTGCATTGCAAACTGCTTGATGCCCACCGATGGCAGCTTTCGCTGCACGCACTTAGGGGTCTCGCCATCCTCTCCAGTTTCGGGGGCACAAAAGAAATCCAAATAGAACCAATGGGCCAGTTCGATTTGGAAACACATTCGTATTAGATTATTGAGCTCCATGTCCGGAACATTGATTATAAATCGACTGGCCAGATCATCAAGTATATCGGAcggaatttttgatttctcTGGCAATTTATTGCTGGACGCCTTCGTGGTACTTGCTCTGGCTGTTGATGCTCCCGATGTGACAGATGCACCCGCACCCGTTGCCGATGGAGCTGATGTGCCCGCGGCTTCCTCCGAGGATGAGCTGCCGTAGGAGGAGTTCGTAGATGTCGATGAGTGGGTCGATGATATGGATGAGTTGAGGCGTTGCTTCTGTGCGCtgtattgctgctgctgttgatgtggCTGTTGTGCAtattgatgttgctgctgctgcgtctgctTCTTCCTTTCGATGGCAATGGgcgctgtgggcgtggcggtgAAAACTGCTCCAGTTTTTAGCAATTGGTTTAGTACATCATTCTCGCTCTTAATGTCGAGGTTTCGTCgtggttgtggttgctgctgctgtttttgttgctcgtGTTGTTTGCTATCGCTAATGTGGCTGTGGTTGTGGTTATGGTTTTTGATGTGCtggttattgttattgttgataTTTAGCACTTTTTGTAAAGTCAGCGACGCGAGCAGAGCCAGATTGTTGACTTCGAatagaaaaagcaaaaattggAAGATAAGCACACGACCCCAAGAAACTGATAGTAATAAAAACACCCCGAGGTAATGGAACCACCTTAACAGCTGAAAGATATTTACTtcagatatataaatacacatagGTGCCAGTTAtgtattttacattttacattttcaattacaTGTATCTTATTTAGCAGAGgttataaaagtaaataaataatcatagCCCTCTTTATAAACTGTATATGAATTGGTGCCTTTAAGTTAACGAATCTTTGTTAATGCGTAGTAAAGGAAATATGTTTGGTAAACAATGCCATCAAGACAACTACGTTTTATAAATACTGGTTTGGCATTCTATT from Drosophila yakuba strain Tai18E2 chromosome 3L, Prin_Dyak_Tai18E2_2.1, whole genome shotgun sequence carries:
- the LOC6539613 gene encoding uncharacterized protein LOC6539613 isoform X1 encodes the protein MEIAPLINNAVAVVTASASAAVSASASVSSSSQDDNVNNLALLASLTLQKVLNINNNNNQHIKNHNHNHSHISDSKQHEQQKQQQQPQPRRNLDIKSENDVLNQLLKTGAVFTATPTAPIAIERKKQTQQQQHQYAQQPHQQQQQYSAQKQRLNSSISSTHSSTSTNSSYGSSSSEEAAGTSAPSATGAGASVTSGASTARASTTKASSNKLPEKSKIPSDILDDLASRFIINVPDMELNNLIRMCFQIELAHWFYLDFFCAPETGEDGETPKCVQRKLPSVGIKQFAMQLFQHIPFLNKHFGTVDQILDEWKNYKLSVPTYGAILVSEDHNHCLLVQSYFARNSWGFPKGKINENEDPAHCATREVYEETGFDITDLIDANDYIEAFINYQYTRLYVVRNIPMDTQFAPRTRNEIKCCDWFRIDALPVNKNDAISKAKLGKTSNSFFMIMPFVKRLKKWVNDRKAGIEPRRRKCSGQQSPKAASPTNMNGSCKKDVAGVRNESRRQRHKSMGDLDGVKLNNLNGKGTAGAGAGAGLTAPASATAAINSMNICNSNGKRNKQNAAAGSNQATPTTIATPVTSNGAVGGGTVSSKRQLFHSQSQNDAQQSASNEKQIVSSFDLIRKEKQQQLKAAKAQKQQQQQQRLRTKSQSDKQYNPQQPVKILGQHQPTTGMDLIAMLSAAAAAQKTSNKEQQTQQQQHQQQRPRPASVSLNLGAGSATTNHATPSAPDAQDMHKLQRMASGTNLRILKRAQSQQPQQHHQQQLQLEQQQQQLGTDFTPNFNSWTNFSFTKNFIANVFC
- the LOC6539613 gene encoding uncharacterized protein LOC6539613 isoform X2; this translates as MEIAPLINNAVAVVTASASAAVSASASVSSSSQDDNVNNLALLASLTLQKVLNINNNNNQHIKNHNHNHSHISDSKQHEQQKQQQQPQPRRNLDIKSENDVLNQLLKTGAVFTATPTAPIAIERKKQTQQQQHQYAQQPHQQQQQYSAQKQRLNSSISSTHSSTSTNSSYGSSSSEEAAGTSAPSATGAGASVTSGASTARASTTKASSNKLPEKSKIPSDILDDLASRFIINVPDMELNNLIRMCFQIELAHWFYLDFFCAPETGEDGETPKCVQRKLPSVGIKQFAMQLFQHIPFLNKHFGTVDQILDEWKNYKLSVPTYGAILVSEDHNHCLLVQSYFARNSWGFPKGKINENEDPAHCATREVYEETGFDITDLIDANDYIEAFINYQYTRLYVVRNIPMDTQFAPRTRNEIKCCDWFRIDALPVNKNDAISKAKLGKTSNSFFMIMPFVKRLKKWVNDRKAGIEPRRRKCSGQQSPKAASPTNMNGSCKKDVAGVRNESRRQRHKSMGDLDGVKLNNLNGKGTAGAGAGAGLTAPASATAAINSMNICNSNGKRNKQNAAAGSNQATPTTIATPVTSNGAVGGGTVSSKRQLFHSQSQNDAQQSASNEKIVSSFDLIRKEKQQQLKAAKAQKQQQQQQRLRTKSQSDKQYNPQQPVKILGQHQPTTGMDLIAMLSAAAAAQKTSNKEQQTQQQQHQQQRPRPASVSLNLGAGSATTNHATPSAPDAQDMHKLQRMASGTNLRILKRAQSQQPQQHHQQQLQLEQQQQQLGTDFTPNFNSWTNFSFTKNFIANVFC